The Parcubacteria group bacterium genome includes a window with the following:
- the rpsI gene encoding 30S ribosomal protein S9 — protein sequence MVTKKQEKEAKNTFFDGVYHFAVGRRKAAVAQVRVYCDKVGVDNAGLVVNGKVFDRYFMTNTQKESFLGALKVTGLYEKCSVSVVVKGGGLSGQADAARLGIARALVKYDDALRSVLRAQGFLTRDARVVERKKPGLRKARRAPQWAKR from the coding sequence ATGGTGACGAAGAAACAAGAAAAAGAGGCAAAAAACACGTTTTTTGATGGTGTATATCATTTTGCCGTTGGCCGTAGAAAAGCTGCAGTTGCACAGGTGCGCGTATATTGCGATAAAGTGGGTGTTGATAACGCCGGTTTGGTGGTGAATGGCAAAGTTTTCGATCGATACTTCATGACAAATACACAAAAAGAATCATTTCTTGGTGCATTAAAAGTTACCGGCTTGTATGAAAAGTGCTCTGTCTCTGTTGTTGTAAAAGGTGGCGGTTTATCGGGTCAGGCGGATGCGGCACGCCTAGGGATTGCACGTGCTTTGGTAAAATATGATGATGCGCTGCGGTCCGTATTGCGTGCACAAGGATTTTTGACACGTGACGCACGTGTAGTTGAACGTAAAAAACCGGGACTTCGCAAGGCACGACGTGCTCCTCAGTGGGCAAAACGTTAG
- the eno gene encoding phosphopyruvate hydratase — MTKITKIMAREILDSRGNPTVEAEVHLEDGTKAWSQVPSGASTGEFEALELRDGDARRFDGKGVLKAVEHVNGEIAGKIVGMDVQEQLAIDEAMIALDGTENKARLGANAILSVSLAVCRAGAIAVGQPLYKYITQIHGGKTVRMPVPMFNVINGGKHADSGLSIQEYKVVPRGIKTFKEQYRAGAEIFHALQKNLSEKKLSTGVGDEGGFAPRLESNHAPLVEIKNAAEKAGYAMGTQISIAIDAAANSFYCQDCKQYKFELEDESLTKEQLLARYDEWVANDHVFSIEDGLTEYDWTGWHEMYEKFNERIMLIGDDLLVTNTKRLQRAIDEKSCNAVLIKPNQIGTVSETLQCIALAQKNNMRVIVSHRSGETVDDFIADLSVGAGADFIKTGSLSRGERLCKYNRLLTIEEQL, encoded by the coding sequence ATGACAAAAATTACAAAAATTATGGCGCGGGAGATCTTGGATTCTCGTGGTAATCCGACGGTTGAGGCGGAAGTCCACCTTGAGGATGGGACAAAAGCATGGTCACAAGTACCAAGCGGGGCATCAACTGGTGAATTTGAAGCGCTGGAATTGCGCGATGGAGATGCAAGGCGTTTTGATGGTAAAGGCGTGTTGAAAGCGGTGGAGCATGTAAATGGAGAGATTGCGGGAAAGATCGTTGGTATGGATGTACAGGAGCAATTGGCGATCGATGAGGCGATGATCGCGCTTGACGGCACGGAAAACAAGGCGCGCTTGGGTGCAAATGCAATTCTTAGCGTGTCACTTGCTGTGTGTCGTGCCGGTGCAATCGCCGTTGGACAACCATTATACAAATATATTACACAGATCCATGGTGGAAAAACTGTGCGGATGCCTGTGCCGATGTTCAATGTGATCAACGGTGGCAAACATGCAGACAGTGGCTTGTCGATCCAGGAGTACAAGGTCGTGCCACGTGGCATCAAGACGTTCAAAGAGCAATATCGTGCGGGCGCGGAGATTTTTCATGCATTGCAAAAAAATCTTTCTGAAAAAAAATTATCTACAGGAGTTGGAGATGAGGGTGGCTTTGCACCGCGCCTGGAAAGCAATCATGCACCGCTTGTGGAGATCAAAAATGCTGCAGAAAAAGCGGGGTATGCGATGGGTACCCAAATCAGTATCGCGATCGATGCCGCGGCAAATTCTTTTTATTGTCAGGATTGCAAACAATATAAATTTGAACTGGAGGATGAGTCACTCACCAAAGAGCAACTTCTCGCACGCTATGATGAATGGGTCGCCAACGATCATGTGTTTAGCATTGAGGATGGTTTGACGGAGTATGACTGGACAGGGTGGCATGAGATGTACGAAAAATTCAATGAGCGCATTATGCTTATCGGTGATGACTTGCTCGTAACCAATACAAAGCGATTGCAACGGGCGATCGATGAAAAATCCTGCAATGCCGTACTCATCAAACCAAATCAGATCGGTACGGTATCAGAAACGTTGCAATGTATTGCGCTCGCGCAAAAGAATAATATGCGCGTGATCGTATCGCATCGTAGCGGGGAAACGGTTGATGATTTTATTGCGGATCTTTCAGTGGGTGCTGGTGCGGATTTTATCAAGACGGGGTCGCTTTCTCGCGGTGAGCGATTGTGTAAATATAATCGCTTATTGACAATTGAAGAACAACTATAA
- the rplQ gene encoding 50S ribosomal protein L17 translates to MKHRKTGRQFGRVRSQRKALMHSLLSSLLIHGRIETTEAKAKETKDAIDKIITKAKRAVDSRMEITRKLSGSISQEAIVALMGHMEKFDARVSGYARVIKLAPRKSDSAHVAVIELVDLTKKTAKKKETVTEKKQVKESAK, encoded by the coding sequence ATGAAACACCGAAAAACCGGAAGACAATTTGGACGCGTGCGTTCGCAAAGAAAAGCTCTTATGCATTCACTTTTGAGTAGTTTATTGATCCATGGGCGGATAGAAACGACAGAGGCAAAGGCAAAAGAAACAAAAGATGCTATTGATAAGATTATCACAAAAGCAAAGCGTGCTGTGGATTCGCGTATGGAGATTACACGTAAATTAAGCGGCAGCATTTCGCAAGAGGCGATCGTAGCTCTCATGGGTCATATGGAAAAATTTGACGCGCGTGTGAGCGGATATGCACGAGTCATCAAACTTGCGCCACGCAAAAGCGATAGTGCACATGTGGCAGTGATCGAATTGGTTGATTTGACTAAAAAAACAGCAAAAAAGAAAGAAACAGTCACGGAGAAAAAGCAAGTAAAAGAAAGTGCAAAGTAA
- a CDS encoding carbohydrate kinase family protein codes for MMHDQQKVLCIGSMGKDIFFPIDPTQLPHDAHCSDTQAKWFRFAYGSKIHVEDRFSALGGCACNVSVGLSRLGISASACGNVGNDAEGRWITEFLKNARVFTEKIRTVDDAKTDLSMILVDSTIGERTIFVNRDVGEKLVINAQDISGEQWCYMGSLYGEHIQENMRVVHRALVEQSVKLAYNPGGSNIAHDTDVVLDLIHHAYVVFVNRSEARDIVAQFNLPHNVDDQHDETFLTHTIKQHMKSDNGVVVLTDGRNGAWAYNGEYIVHTEVIEKKVCDATGAGDAFASGFFAGFLQGFSVEKCMQWGSANSDAVIDYYGAQEGLLLYDIIEERSQTFVVKK; via the coding sequence ATGATGCACGATCAACAGAAAGTTCTCTGCATCGGCAGTATGGGAAAAGATATTTTTTTCCCCATTGATCCGACGCAGTTGCCACATGACGCACATTGCTCTGATACGCAGGCAAAATGGTTTCGTTTTGCCTATGGAAGCAAAATCCATGTGGAAGACCGTTTTAGCGCATTGGGAGGTTGTGCATGCAATGTGTCGGTGGGATTGTCACGCTTGGGGATCTCTGCTTCAGCGTGCGGCAATGTCGGCAATGATGCGGAGGGGCGATGGATCACGGAGTTTTTGAAAAATGCGCGTGTTTTTACAGAAAAGATCCGTACTGTCGATGATGCCAAAACTGATTTGTCGATGATTTTGGTGGATAGCACCATAGGAGAACGAACGATCTTTGTCAATCGTGACGTGGGGGAAAAACTTGTGATCAACGCACAGGATATTTCCGGTGAGCAGTGGTGTTATATGGGCTCTTTGTATGGTGAACATATTCAAGAAAATATGCGTGTTGTACATCGCGCTCTGGTGGAACAGTCGGTAAAGTTGGCATATAATCCCGGAGGCAGTAATATTGCACATGATACCGATGTTGTTTTGGATCTCATCCACCATGCATATGTTGTTTTTGTGAATCGTTCAGAGGCACGAGACATTGTGGCACAATTTAATTTGCCGCATAATGTGGATGATCAGCACGATGAAACGTTTCTCACTCACACGATCAAACAGCATATGAAGAGTGACAATGGTGTGGTTGTATTGACGGATGGACGCAATGGCGCGTGGGCGTATAACGGAGAATATATCGTGCATACGGAAGTGATTGAAAAAAAGGTGTGTGATGCAACGGGTGCGGGAGATGCTTTTGCGAGTGGTTTTTTTGCAGGGTTTTTGCAGGGTTTTTCAGTGGAAAAATGTATGCAATGGGGGAGTGCAAACAGTGATGCTGTTATCGATTATTACGGTGCACAAGAGGGTTTATTGCTGTATGATATAATAGAGGAGCGTTCACAGACGTTTGTGGTGAAAAAGTAA
- the rpmJ gene encoding 50S ribosomal protein L36 encodes MKVRASAKKMCKQCKVVRRRGRVYVICVNPKHKQRQG; translated from the coding sequence ATGAAGGTTCGTGCATCAGCAAAAAAAATGTGCAAGCAGTGTAAAGTTGTCCGTCGTCGCGGACGCGTGTATGTTATTTGTGTCAACCCAAAACACAAACAACGACAAGGGTAA
- a CDS encoding DNA-directed RNA polymerase subunit alpha has translation MSIISVPQASQYTEGKNNTGTIEIPACFPGYGTTLGNAIRRVLLSSIEGAAITSIKIKGVSHEFSAIDGVLEDVVQIILNLKHVRFHMHGDEKMTATIKAKGECSVTAADIETSSGLEVVDGTQHIATLTDKKASLEIELAVEKGIGYVPSDQHSADEREVGAIMIDAVYTPVKRVNYNVENMRVGKRTDYEKVTLEIVTDGSITPQEAFDHAVDILVEQFSVLSSGNTQAVIEE, from the coding sequence ATGTCAATCATTTCAGTACCACAAGCATCACAATATACTGAAGGAAAAAACAATACGGGAACAATAGAAATTCCCGCATGTTTTCCTGGGTATGGCACGACGCTTGGCAATGCAATCAGACGCGTTCTCCTGTCTTCTATCGAGGGTGCAGCGATTACTTCCATAAAGATCAAGGGTGTATCGCACGAATTTTCGGCGATTGATGGTGTATTGGAAGATGTCGTCCAGATCATTTTGAATCTCAAACACGTGCGCTTTCATATGCATGGCGATGAAAAAATGACCGCAACAATAAAGGCGAAGGGAGAATGTTCTGTGACTGCGGCGGATATTGAAACATCTTCGGGACTTGAAGTGGTGGATGGCACACAGCATATTGCAACACTAACAGACAAAAAAGCGAGTCTTGAAATAGAGCTTGCAGTTGAAAAGGGTATCGGGTATGTACCATCGGATCAGCATAGCGCTGATGAACGAGAAGTAGGTGCCATTATGATCGATGCTGTATATACACCGGTAAAACGGGTAAATTACAATGTGGAGAATATGCGTGTCGGAAAAAGAACGGATTATGAAAAAGTGACGCTGGAAATTGTAACAGATGGAAGTATTACACCACAAGAAGCCTTTGATCATGCCGTTGATATTCTCGTGGAACAGTTTAGCGTTTTATCGTCCGGCAATACGCAGGCGGTGATCGAAGAATAA
- the rpsM gene encoding 30S ribosomal protein S13, which yields MIRIAGVNIPDEKCIDVSLTYVFGIGIVTSRKILTELGIDPTTRTKDVSEKDSNRLRDVIEKQYSVEGELRHERKMNIRRLKEINCYRGTRHQRGLPVRGQRTKTNNRTVRGNKRVTMGSGRASSASKT from the coding sequence ATGATTCGTATCGCAGGCGTAAATATACCGGATGAAAAATGTATCGATGTGTCATTGACGTATGTTTTTGGCATTGGTATCGTTACGAGTAGAAAAATTCTTACAGAGCTTGGTATTGATCCAACAACCCGCACAAAAGATGTTTCTGAAAAAGACTCAAATCGATTGCGTGATGTGATCGAAAAACAGTACAGTGTAGAAGGAGAATTGCGTCATGAGAGAAAAATGAATATTCGCCGGCTTAAAGAGATCAATTGTTATCGCGGTACACGACATCAACGCGGATTGCCTGTGCGAGGACAACGGACAAAAACAAATAATCGTACAGTGCGTGGCAATAAGCGTGTGACGATGGGAAGCGGTCGTGCATCTTCGGCATCGAAAACATAA
- the rpsK gene encoding 30S ribosomal protein S11 — MSDEMKTTKDKRHVAGASTTNVATEAVAEKDVVPTVGGRKKSGARQIRKGQAHVQSTYNNTIITVTDLNGAVLGWSSAGSLGFKGAKKSTPYAASQIVNAVVEKIQKNNMKELQIFVKGVGGGRDAAIRAFAAKGFEITLIKDLTPVAHNGSRRRKPRRV; from the coding sequence ATGAGTGATGAAATGAAGACAACAAAAGATAAACGCCATGTCGCAGGAGCATCGACTACGAATGTTGCTACAGAAGCCGTCGCAGAGAAAGATGTTGTGCCAACTGTAGGCGGACGAAAAAAGAGTGGTGCGCGACAGATCCGTAAAGGACAGGCGCATGTGCAGTCCACATACAACAATACGATCATCACAGTTACGGACCTCAATGGTGCTGTGTTGGGATGGTCAAGTGCAGGATCACTGGGCTTCAAAGGTGCAAAAAAATCCACACCGTATGCAGCGTCGCAAATCGTCAATGCTGTTGTGGAAAAGATCCAAAAAAATAATATGAAAGAATTGCAGATCTTTGTCAAAGGTGTTGGCGGAGGTCGTGATGCGGCAATTCGTGCTTTTGCAGCAAAAGGTTTTGAGATCACACTGATCAAAGATCTTACGCCGGTAGCACACAATGGCAGTCGACGTCGCAAACCGCGTCGCGTGTAA
- the rpsD gene encoding 30S ribosomal protein S4 encodes MARYRGSKAKICRRFGENIYGSEKYDRILARKNYAPGVHGKSFSRNKSEFGRQLLMKQKAKYIYGILEKQFRKHYEDVKNRPGVTGELLLARLEQRLDNVVYRLGFANTRPQARQIVNHAMICVNGKKVSIPSYEVKVGDEITINPTKKDNGYFKNQEQYITNKKNVSRWLSLDAKKAVGKVVALPKKDDFDANINVQVIVEFYSK; translated from the coding sequence ATGGCCCGATATAGAGGATCAAAAGCAAAAATATGTCGTCGATTTGGTGAGAATATTTATGGATCAGAGAAATATGATCGTATTTTGGCGCGAAAAAACTATGCACCGGGAGTGCACGGAAAGAGTTTTTCTCGTAACAAAAGCGAATTTGGACGACAGCTTCTCATGAAGCAAAAGGCGAAGTATATCTATGGTATATTGGAAAAACAATTTCGCAAACACTATGAAGATGTCAAAAACCGTCCAGGTGTGACTGGTGAATTGCTACTTGCACGTTTGGAACAACGATTGGATAATGTGGTGTATCGTCTTGGTTTTGCAAATACACGACCGCAGGCGCGACAAATTGTCAATCATGCGATGATCTGTGTAAACGGAAAGAAAGTATCAATTCCATCCTATGAAGTGAAGGTTGGTGATGAGATCACAATCAATCCGACAAAAAAAGACAACGGATATTTCAAAAATCAAGAACAATATATTACAAACAAGAAAAACGTTTCACGATGGCTCTCATTGGATGCAAAGAAGGCAGTGGGAAAGGTTGTTGCATTGCCAAAGAAAGATGATTTTGATGCAAATATCAATGTGCAGGTGATCGTTGAGTTTTATTCCAAATAA
- the secG gene encoding preprotein translocase subunit SecG encodes MNALLIIQVIISVLLIVAILMQNKGEGLGVVAGDFSGSYHTKRGFEKFLVRSTVVLAVAFLGIALLSGMIG; translated from the coding sequence ATGAATGCATTGTTGATCATACAGGTCATAATTTCCGTTTTGCTCATTGTTGCAATCCTTATGCAAAATAAGGGGGAGGGATTGGGTGTGGTTGCCGGTGATTTTAGCGGTTCTTATCATACAAAAAGAGGTTTTGAAAAATTCTTGGTTCGCTCAACGGTTGTTCTGGCAGTAGCGTTTCTGGGCATTGCATTGCTTTCCGGCATGATCGGGTAG
- a CDS encoding cell division FtsA domain-containing protein — translation MGLFGKIAQLKMDKNYYLALDIGTEVVKALVFTLDKKEKKGIVIGVGREKQDRGNMQSGAISDIGGVIKTCQKAIDQAKKKANIKDVSPAVMGVAGELVKGTTTTVHYERANPYVRIELPELKEIIQRVQWKTFERIKEQMEWEIGRSTDVKLINAAIVDVRIDGYRVTNPLNFQGKSLSISVFNAYAPMMHLGAVDTIAEELGLELIRVAAEPYAVSASVGYEDILDFNGIFIDIGGGTTDIAVVRNGGLEGTKMFALGGRAFSKRLAQMLRIPYEEAEVLKMKYAYGKLPQNVSEQFARILLQDSKVWLGGVELSLMEFAEKDLLPANIYLCGGGSALPEIGQVLLSEEWAKKLPFTKKPRVNFLQPKDVINIIDQTGELDNPQDVTPMALANLVVETSTKEKAISQILQRAMRDVQK, via the coding sequence ATGGGTTTATTTGGCAAAATCGCACAATTGAAAATGGATAAAAATTATTATCTCGCGCTGGATATCGGCACGGAGGTTGTAAAGGCGCTTGTTTTTACGTTGGATAAAAAAGAGAAAAAAGGTATCGTGATCGGTGTGGGACGAGAAAAACAAGATCGTGGCAACATGCAGAGTGGTGCAATTTCGGATATTGGCGGTGTGATCAAAACATGTCAAAAAGCGATCGATCAAGCCAAGAAAAAAGCAAACATAAAAGATGTGTCGCCGGCAGTTATGGGTGTTGCGGGAGAGTTGGTCAAAGGAACGACAACGACAGTACATTATGAACGTGCCAATCCATATGTGCGCATTGAATTGCCGGAGCTTAAAGAGATCATTCAGCGCGTGCAATGGAAAACGTTTGAGCGCATCAAAGAGCAGATGGAATGGGAAATTGGACGTTCTACGGATGTAAAATTGATCAATGCGGCAATTGTTGATGTGCGTATCGATGGTTATCGTGTGACAAACCCATTGAATTTTCAGGGCAAGAGTTTGTCAATCAGCGTATTCAATGCGTATGCACCGATGATGCATTTGGGGGCGGTTGATACGATTGCGGAGGAATTAGGCTTGGAATTGATCCGTGTGGCGGCAGAGCCATATGCTGTTTCCGCATCTGTCGGGTATGAGGACATTTTGGACTTCAATGGAATTTTTATTGATATTGGTGGGGGTACGACTGACATTGCCGTTGTGCGCAATGGCGGGTTGGAGGGGACAAAGATGTTTGCTTTGGGAGGACGTGCTTTTTCAAAACGGTTGGCACAAATGCTCCGTATACCTTATGAGGAGGCTGAGGTATTGAAGATGAAGTATGCGTATGGTAAACTGCCCCAGAACGTTTCTGAACAATTTGCGAGAATATTACTTCAAGATAGCAAAGTGTGGTTGGGTGGCGTGGAGTTGTCACTGATGGAATTCGCGGAAAAAGATCTGTTGCCGGCAAATATCTATCTGTGTGGGGGAGGCAGTGCGTTACCGGAAATCGGACAAGTGCTTCTGAGTGAAGAATGGGCAAAAAAATTGCCATTCACCAAAAAACCGCGCGTAAACTTTTTACAGCCAAAGGATGTGATCAATATAATCGATCAAACGGGGGAGTTGGATAATCCGCAAGATGTTACGCCGATGGCACTGGCAAATCTCGTTGTGGAAACATCCACAAAAGAAAAGGCGATTTCACAGATCCTTCAGCGCGCGATGCGCGATGTGCAGAAATAA
- the rplM gene encoding 50S ribosomal protein L13 yields MERQYHLFDANNKVLGRLSTKIARVLMGKDKVDYAPHIDGGDAVVVINAQNVALTGNKEKKKVYFDFSGYAGGITEKTAGELREKNATEIIRRSVFGMLPKNKLGSQMQKRLFIYNDGEYAEKIDVTHA; encoded by the coding sequence ATGGAACGGCAATATCATCTATTTGACGCAAATAACAAAGTGCTGGGGCGATTATCAACAAAAATTGCGCGCGTTTTGATGGGCAAGGACAAAGTGGATTATGCTCCACACATCGACGGTGGAGATGCTGTCGTTGTGATCAATGCGCAGAACGTTGCATTGACAGGCAATAAGGAAAAGAAGAAAGTATATTTTGATTTCAGCGGGTATGCTGGTGGTATTACAGAAAAGACAGCGGGAGAACTGCGAGAAAAAAATGCCACAGAGATCATTCGACGATCTGTTTTTGGGATGTTGCCAAAAAATAAATTGGGGAGTCAGATGCAAAAGAGGCTTTTTATTTATAACGATGGCGAATACGCAGAAAAAATTGATGTGACACATGCGTAG
- the infA gene encoding translation initiation factor IF-1, translated as MAKKDTIKLEGIIIETLPSTMFRVKLDNGHEVLAHISGRMRVHYIRLLPGDRVLVEMSPYDLSKGRITQRL; from the coding sequence ATGGCGAAAAAGGATACGATCAAGCTGGAAGGCATTATAATTGAAACATTGCCGAGTACCATGTTTCGTGTGAAGTTGGATAATGGACACGAAGTGTTGGCACATATATCGGGACGCATGCGTGTGCATTACATTCGCTTGCTTCCGGGAGATCGTGTTTTGGTGGAGATGAGTCCATACGACCTGTCAAAAGGTCGTATAACCCAGAGGTTGTAA